AGTTGGTCGTGTCGGCGCTTGCGGGCGCTGAATTGTCCGGGCCGGACCAGGGGCGGTGGCTCGATCTGTGCGCCGGACCCGGCGGTAAAGCGGCGCTGCTCGGCGCGCTCGCGGCAATGCACGGATACCAGGTGGACGCGGTAGAACCGGCCGAACATCGCGCCGAGTTGGTCCGGTCGGCTTGCCGTGATCTCCCGGTCCGGGTACTCGTCGCGGACGGGCGGGCGTCCGGGCTCACCCCGGGCTACGACCGGATTCTGGTCGATGCCCCGTGCACCGGGCTGGGGGCGCTGCGCCGCCGGCCGGAGGCGCGTTGGCGCCGCAGCCCGAACGACGTATCCGCTCTCGGCCGCCTGCAACGCGAGCTGCTCGCGGCGGCGGTCGGGTTGCTTCGGCCGGGGGGCGTCGTGGTGTACGCGACCTGTTCGCCGCATCTGGCCGAGACGGTCGCCGTCACCCGCGACGCGATCCGCCGGTTCGGCCTGATCGAGCTGGACACCCCGGCACTGCTGCCGGGAGTTCCGGACGTCGGGGACGGCCCGGCAGTGCAGCTGTGGCCGCATCGGCACGGCACCGACGCGATGTTCATCGCGGCGCTGCGCAAGCCGTAATCGGAAGGGAATGCGCATGGAGTATCGACCGCTCGGCCGCACCGGAGTGCGGGTCAGCCCACTCTGCCTGGGCGCCATGATGTTCGGGCCGTGGGGCAATGATGATCGGGCCGACGCGATCCGCATCGTGCACCGCGCGCTCGACGCCGGGATCAACATCGTCGACACCGCCGACGTCTACTCCGCAGGAGTGTCCGAGCAGATCGTGGGTGCTGCGATCAAGGGCCGCCGCGAGAACGTGTTCCTCGCCACCAAGTTCTTCATGCCGATGGACGCGGACGACCCGAACATGCGGGGCGGCTCGCGCCGCTGGATCATCCGGGCGGTCGAGAGCTCGCTGCGCCGCCTGGGCACCGACCACATCGATCTCTACCAGGTCCACCGACCCAGCCCCGACACCGACGTCGAGGAAACTCTCGGCGCCCTGTCCGACCTGATCGTTCAGGGAAAGGTGCGGTACATCGGGTCGTCCTCCTACTCGGGGTCGCAGATCGTCGAGGCGCAGTGGGTCGCCCGCGACCGGAACCTGCACCGGTTCGTCACCGAGCAGCCGCCGTACTCGTTGCTGGTGCGCGGAATCGAGGAGGACGTGCTCCCGACGGTGCAGCGGCACGGCATGGGCACGCTCACCTACAGCCCGCTGGCCGGTGGCTGGCTCTCGGGTCGGTGGCGCAAGGAGTCGGCGGCCGCCCCGACATCGGCGGCTCGTCCGCCTGCCCGCTTCGACCTGACGACGCCGGGTAACCAGCGCAAGCTCGACGCCGTGGCGGAGCTCGCCGAGCTCGCCGAACAAGCCGGTCTGACCCTGATCGAGCTGGCCGTCGCGTTCGTGACGAACCACCCCGGGGTGACCGCGGCCATCATCGGCCCGCGAACCATGGCGCAGCTGGAGGGGTTCCTCCCGGCCGCCGACATCACCTTGAGCAACGATGTCCTGGACCGTATCGATCAGATCGTGGCGCCCGGGGTCACGGTCAACCCGGTGGACAACAGCTACGGCGATCACGAACTGCGGGCAGACCGCCGCCGCCGCTGAGCGGCGAGAACCGGACACCGTTCAGGCACCCGCTGATCCGACTGTGCCACGGTGAAGGGCCGCTCGGCGGACGAACTTCTTTCCGCCGACCGAGCAGGCCGGAATAGACTCGCCCGATGCCTGCTCCACTCATCGCACCGTCCCTGCTCGCCGCCGATTTTGCCCGGCTCGCCGACGAGGCGGCCGCGGTCGCCGGTTCGGATTGGCTGCACGTCGACGTGATGGATGCACATTTCGTGCCGAACCTGACGCTCGGCCTGCCGGTGGTGGAGAGCCTGCTGAAGGCCAGCGACATCCCCTTGGATTGTCACCTGATGATCGACAATCCCGGCCGCTGGGCGCCTGGTTACGCGGAGGCGGGCGCCTACAACGTCACCATCCACGCCGAGGCCACCGACGACCCGGTTGCGGTCGCGCGGGACATCCGCGCGGCCGGTGCCAAGGCCGGGCTGAGCGTGAAGCCGGGCACCCCGATCGAGCCCTATCTGGAGATCCTGCGCGACTTCGACACCCTGCTCGTGATGAGCGTCGAACCCGGCTTCGGCGGGCAGTCGTTCATCCCCGACGTGCTCGACAAGGCCCGGGCGGTACGTCGCCTGGTCGATGCGGGCGAACTGACCCTGGTCGTCGAAATCGACGGCGGGATCAACGCCGACACCATCGAGGCCGCGGCCGAGGCCGGGGTGGACTGCTTCGTCGCGGGATCGGCCGTCTACGGTGCCGCCGATCCCGCCGAGGCGGTGCACAAGCTGCGGGAGCGAGCCCGCGAAGCCTCGCCGCACCTGCACTGATCACCCGGCTGATCGGGTTCGTTCCAGGTGGAAATCGCGCGGGTCGGGTTCGCGCAACAGCTCGGTCAGCCGGGCGCGATCGAACGGGAACAGGTCGATGCCACCCGACTCGGTCAGGTACCAGGAGTTGCAGCCGGTGTTCCACACGGTCGGGCCGAGCGCCGCGGCGACCTCGTCGTTGAACCGTTGGGTCGCCTCCTCGGTCACTTCGATCCGATCGAATTCCTCGGCTTGCCAGCGGCGCAACCACTGCACCAGGTAACGGGCGGTGAGCTCGGCGGTGTACTGCAGCGAGATCGACGCGGTCGGCGAGTTCGGCCCGAGCACGGTGAAGAAGTTCGGGAAGCCCGGAATCGCGGTCGTCCGGTAGGCCCGCGGCCCCTTCGCCCACGCCTCGTCGATCGACATCCCGTCCCGCCCGAGCAGCTGCATCGGTCGCATGTAGTCGTGCGTGCGGAATCCGGTGGCCAACACCAACAGGTCCGCTTCGTACAACCGGTCGTCCGTGGTCCGGACGCCCAGGGGAGTGATCTCGGCGATCTCGGTGGTCACCAGTTCGCTCCCGGGCGACGCGATTGCCTTGTAGTAGCTGTCGGACATCACCTGACGTTTGCAGAGGGGTTCGTCGATGGGGGTGAGCCGGTCCCGCAGGTTCGGGTCCCGCACTTGTGCGCGCAAGCTGAACCGGGCGCATTCCTGCGCCAACCGTCGGCGCCAGCTCGGTTTGGTGACGATGTCGGCGAGGAAGCCCGACCCCCAGAGCAACGCGTCGTAGGTCCGCCGATGGACGCCCGGCAGTCGCAGCACGGCATCGACGCCGGGCAGTTGCGGCAACCGCATCGGCGCCCAGAGCACCCATTGCGGGGTCCGGACGAAGTGGGTCACCGCCGCGGCATCGGGCTGCAGGGCCGAAACCACCTGCACGCCGGTCGATCCGGTGCCGATCACTGCGATCCGGCGGCCCGCTGTGGCCAGTCCGTCCGGCCATCGAGCGGTATGCACGACGTCGCCGGCGAAGCTGTCCAGGCCGGGAATATCGGGCGTGGACGGGTGGTGCAAGATCCCGGTCGCCGAGATCAGGAAGTCGGCGTGCAGTACGTCGCCGTCGGCCAACTGCACCCGCCATCCGTCGGCGCCGTACTCTGCGCCGACCGCTTCGGCGTTCAGCCGCAGATAGCGATCCAACTCGAATCGGTGTGCGGTATCGGCCAGATAATGCTGGATCTCGGCGCCGGTGGCGAACGTGCGCGACCAGTCCGTTTTGGGGGCGAAGGAGAACTGGTAGAGCTGTGACGGCACGTCGCAGGTCAGGCCCGGGTAGCGATTCCAGTGCCACACCCCGCCGACCGCCGAGCCCTTCTCCAGGATGGTGAGTCGGCGAAAGCCGGCTCGCTGCAACGTGACCGCCGTTGCGATACCGGCGACGCCGGCACCGATCACGATGATCCGCGGGTCGCGTTCGGCGGTCATCGTCGCGCCTGCGCTGCGACGGCGGCGGTGTAGTCACCGCGACTCTCGGCGGCGAGGTCGGTCAGTCCGCGGCGGTCGCCGAGCAGCCGGCGACCCAACTGCATCACCGGTTCCGGGACGACGGCCTCCAGCAAGTTCCAGCCGGCGAGGTAGCCGGGTACGGTGACCTCGGCCGGGCGGTCCGCCACGGTGCCGACGATCGCCCGCGCCACGTCGAGCGGCTCGACCGTCGGCATCCCCTTGCCCAGCGGAATTCCGGTGGTCAGCCGGGTGCGTACCGCGCTCGGCAGCACGGTCGTCACGCTGACCCCGGTATCCCGGTACTCTTCGCGCACCGCCGCGCTCAGCCCGACCGCGGCGAACTTGCTGGCGTTGTACACGGCCAAGCCCGGAACGGCCAGCTTGCCGGCCATCGAGGCGACGTTGACGACGTGTCCCCGTCGCCGTTCGATCATCTGCGGCAGCACCGCTCGCATGCCGTGGATCAAGCCGAAGACGTTGACGTCCATGGTTGCCCGGCTGATCGCGGGGTCTTCGGTGAGAAAGTCGCCGAGCGGCATGATCCCGGCGTTGTTCACCAGGATGTCGATCCGCCGATGCCGGGCGAGAATCGTGGCGACGAACTCGGCGAAGGACTCGGCCGAGGTCACGTCGAGGGCGTGGCCGGTCCCGCCGATCTCGGCGGCGGTGGCGGCGGCGACGTCGGCGTCCAGATCGCCGATCCATACGTCGGCTTGTCCGGCGGCGAACAGTTCGGCGGTCGCTCGGCCGATGCCGCGCCCGCCGCCGGTGACCGCGACGACCGCGCCGTTCAGATCGATGCTCGGGTACCTCATGACCGACTCCGTTTCAGTTGTGCTGGTACGTGGCGTAGCGCGGCATGCAGCGCGGGCAGCCGCCGGCGCGGGTCCATGAAGTTGGCTCCCATCGCGTCGAGCTCGGCACGACCGGGGCAGACCAGCCGGACCGGGGTGCCGGCCTCGGCGAGAGTGCGGACCTCCCGGCGCAAGGCCCAGCTCATCGGCGCGCGAAGCAGCAGTTCTGCGATCCCGGCCGGCCCGGGAACCCGAGCGCCGTCGGACGATGCCATCGGCGCCACAATGATCACCTCGTCGAGCCGGTCGCCGGCGAGCAGATCGGCCGACGCGGTGGAGACGGCTCCGCCGTCGAGGTAACGCCGACCGGCGAGGGTGACCGGGGGATACCAACCGGGGATCGCCCACGATGCGCGTACCGCGTCCCGCAGCGGGACGGTCGGTGCGCCGGGTCGACCGAATGCGACGCGCTGCCCGGAGTCGGCGTCGGTGGCCACGATGCCGACGCTGGGGTGGCCGGCCCAGCCGCCGAACGGCAGCAGGTCGTCGATCAGCTCGTTCAAGAAGCCGGCATCGGTGCGACCGGGTAACGCAAAGCCGGCGGCGGCAAGATGCACGGCGCCCCGGCGTAGCCCGGCCAGTGTGGTGCGCGGCGACGGTAGACCGAACGGGAGGGCCGGCAGCGGAGCGGGCGGATCGCCGAAGAACCGGCGCAGCGACGGGCGGGCCTCGGTCGAGTTCAGCTGGGCCGCGACCATCTCGTCCACCGCAACGCCGCTGCCGAGCATCGCCGCTGCGGTTCCGCCGGCGGAGGTGCCGAGGATCGTGTCGGCGGTCCGTGGATCCCAGTCGAGCGCGGCGGCGAGCGCGGCCAGCGCGCCCACCTGCCACGCGCCGCCTACCGTTCCGCCGCATCCGAGTACCAGCCCGCGTCGCACCATTGCGTCCTTTCGTACAGATACCAAAAGTATTGCGATACCAATGGTATGTCAATAGGCTGTGGTCATGCCTCGACTGACCCGGACCGAAAGCCAGGAGCGCACGCGTGCCCAGCTGATCGAGACCGCACGGCGGCTGTTCTTCGCCGAGGGTTTCCACGCCACGTCGCTGGAGAAGGTCGCCGAAGCGGCCGGCTACTCCAAGGGCGCTGTGTACTCGAACTTCCGGAACAAAGACGAGCTGTGCGCGGCGGTGCTCGAACGGGTCCGCGCCGATCGTTTCGGCGAACTGCTGGCCTTGTTCACGGCGCCGGATCAGGACACCCGTTTGGCCGCGTTCGGCGAATGGGCCGAGCAGGTGATCGGCGACCCCGGCTGGACCTCGCTGGAGTTGGAGTTCGCGGTGCATTCCACCCGTAGCGACGAGCTCCGCACCGAGTTGGCCGCCCGCGCGGACAGCGTGGTCGGCATGCTGGCCGGTGCACTCGGCGGCATGGACGACGTGAGCTGGCAACTGCCGGAATCGGAGACGGCGTTGATTCTGCTCGCGCTGGGCGTGGGTCTGGGCATGTTGCGCACGGTCGACCCGGCGGTGCCGGTTCGCGGGATCGTCGACGCGACTCGGCTGCTCGCCATCGTTTGACACCCACCTCGGCGCCGATCAGCGAAGTGGTACAAGGATTTTGGTGTATCGCTCGCGGATCGTCAGGTAGCGGAGGACGGGCGGGTGAGCGGGGGTAGCATTCGGTGTTGTCGGGGGTTTCGGATCGCATAGGGGGATGCGATGAGTGATGGGGTGGATGGTTTTCTGGCGTTGGCCGGTTTGGCGAAGGCCGGGCGGTTGGTGTTGGAGCCGGGGGTGGCGAGGGAGTGTGCGGCGGCGTGTGCCGACGCGATCGCCGAGTTGACTCGTTTTCGCGACCGTATGAGTCACCTCACCGAGGTGCTTCCGCTAGGCAACTTTGCGTGCGCCCATGATCTGGCTCTGATCTTGTCGGAGACGACGCAGCAGTACCTACTGCGGATCGATGAGCACATAACGTGTCTGGCTGCAATCCATGACCTGGTCGGCGCACAGGTGGTCGGGACCTTGACCAGTGACGCGGCGACGGGTGCAGCGCTGGCGCGTGTCGGTCCGGGCCAGGGCTGGTAGTGCCCGTCGGCCGCCGGGCCTTGTCGGCGCTGGTCGGTCTGCTGGTCTTGGCTGGCTGCGGTGATCGAGTCTCAGGCGTCGCGATCACAGCTCCGCCTCCGGCGCCGTGGGACCCGTGTTCGCTGACGGACGACATTTTGAGTGGGGCGATGCTGAATCCGATGACGGAGAATTCCACTCCGATCATTGATCGGCACGGCGAAAAGAGTTGCGGCTGGACCGGCCTGGATGTGGGCGTGATCATGTCGACGCTGCCGACTGCGCGAATGGCTCAGCTACGTGGTGGCGACAATATTGACTTCCGCGAGGTCACGGTCGCCGGCCGAAGCGGGGTGACGTACCGGGATGAGGGTGACCGGCGGGGGGTGTTCTGTCATCTGGCCGTTCCGTTCGCCTCCGGCGGCATCATGCTGATGCAGGTGGCGCGCTCGCCGTTCGGTCAAGACCAGACCACCCCGATGTGCGTGTGGGCCGTCCGGGTGGCGGAGGTGTTGGTCGCCGGGATGCCGAGGTAGGACGGCCCGCCCGCGCGCCCGATACCCTGGTCCGCTGTGTACGAGCCGCTCACTCCTACCGACGCGATGCGGACCGCGATCGAGGTCTCGGCGACGGTGCGCGGCACCACCAGTCCGAACCCGCCGGTTGGCGCAGTAATCGTCGACGTGGCCGGCGTTGTGGTCGGTGTCGGGGCAACGGCATCGCCCGGGGGTCCGCACGCGGAAGTCGCGGCGCTGGCCGCAGCGGGGGATCGGGCGCGCGACGGCACGGCCTACGTCACGCTCGAGCCGTGCAACCACCACGGCCGTACCCCACCCTGCACCGAGGCATTGATCGCTGCCGGGGTGGCGGCGGTGGTGTATGCGGTCGCCGACCCGAATCCGCTCGCGGCCGGCGGGGCCGATCGGCTGCGGGCCGCCGACATCGAGGTACGGGCCGGCTTGCTCGCCGACGAGGTTCGGGGCGGTCCGCTGCGCGCCTGGCTGCATCGACAGGCGACCGGGCGGCCGCACGTCACCTGGAAGTTCGCTGCCAGTCTGGATGGGCGGAGCGCTGCGGCGGACGGGTCGAGCCGGTGGATCACCGGACCCGTCGCGCGCGCCCGGGTGCACGCCGAGCGGGCCACCTGGGACGCGATCGTGGTCGGCACCGGCACCGTGCTCCGCGACGACCCGTGGCTCACCGCCCGATTGCCCGACGGCTCCCTCGCCGAGCGGCAACCGGTTCGGGTGGTGGTCGGCGAACGAGCCATCCCGCCGACCGCGCGGGTGCTCGACGACGCCGCACCGACCCGGCTGCTCCGCACCCGTGATCCGGACGCGGTGTTGAGCGCGCTCGCGGACTGCAACGACATCCTGCTGGAGGGCGGGCCGACCCTGGCCGGTGCGTTCCTGGCTGCCGGCCGGGTCGACCGCGTGCAGGCCTATCTGGCGCCGGTTCTGCTCGGTGCCGGGGCGGCCGCGGTGCAGAATGCCGGGGTGGGAAGCATCGAGCAGGCGTTGCGGTTCCACCGGGAGAGCGTCGAGACGATCGGTCCCGACCTCCTGTTGAACCTGGTCCCCGCGACCGATAAGGAGTGATGCGCGTGTTCACCGGCATCGTCGAGGAACTCGGTGAGGTGGTAGCTGCGGAGCCGATCGGCGACTCGGCGCGGTTCACCGTCCGGGGTCCGTTGGTCACCTCGGACGCCGAACCCGGCGACTCGATCGCGGTGAACGGGGTATGTCTGACCGTGGTGGACGTGCTCGACGACGGCGCGTTTACCGCAGATGTGATGAAGGAGACACTGGATCGGTCCAGCCTCGGCGCACTCGTGGCCGGATCCCGGGTGAACCTCGAACGGGCTGCCGCGCTGAACAGCCGGCTCGGCGGGCATCTGGTGCAGGGGCATGTCGACGGCACCGGCGCGGTGCTCTCCCGAACCCCCGGCGACCGGTGGGAGGTGGTCCGGATCTCGCTGCCGGACAACCTGGCCCGGTACGTGGTCGAGAAGGGTTCCATCACCGTGGACGGTGTTTCGCTGACCGTTTCCGGGGTGGGCGGCGAGCCGGGTGCGGATTGGTTGGAGGTTTCGTTGATTCCCACGACGCGGGAGCTCACCACCGTCGGCGCCCTGCCGACCGGGACCACGGTGAACCTCGAGGTCGATGTGATCGCAAAATACGTCGAGCGGCTCCGACAGCGGGCCTGACGGGTCGTACTGTGAGTCGACACGTGCTGAGCTAGTCAGCTGCCGGGAAGTGCTGCTTGGACGGGAGATCCAGGGTGGTCAAGTTCGATACGATCGAGCGCGCGGTCGCCGAGATCGCTGCCGGTCGGGCGGTGGTCGTAGTCGACGACGAAGACCGGGAGAACGAGGGCGACCTCATCTTCGCCGCCGAGAAGGCGACTCCGGAACTGATGGCGTTCATGATCCGCTACACCTCCGGCTACATCTGCGTTCCGTTGACCGGCGACGACTGCGACCGGCTCGGTCTGCCACCGATGTATTCCACCAACCAGGACAAGCACGGCACCGCGTACACGGTGACCGTCGATGCCCGCGAGGGAATCACCACCGGCATCTCGGCCGCCGATCGCGCCGCGACGACGCTGCTGCTCGCGCAGGCCGACACCAGCGCGGCCGACTTTCGCCGGCCGGGCCACGTGGTTCCGTTACGAGCCAAGGAAGGTGGGGTGTTGCGGCGGCCCGGACACACCGAGGCCGCGGTGGATCTGGCCCGGATGGCCGGCTTGCGCCCGGCGGGGGTGATCTGCGAGATCGTCAGCCAGAAGGACGAGGGTGCGATGGCCCGCACCGACGAGTTGCGGGTCTTCGCCGACGAGCACAACCTTGCATTGATCTCGATTGCCGACATGATCGCCTGGCGCCGCCGACACGAGAAGCAGGTCGAGCGGATCGCCGAGGCGCGGATCCCGACCGCGCACGGCGAGTTCCGCGCGGTCGGCTACACCAGCATCTACGACGGCGTGGAACATGTCGCGCTGGTTCGCGGTGACCTGGCCGGACCGGACGGCCGCGGTGAGGACGTCTTGGTCCGGGTGCACTCGGAGTGTCTGACCGGCGACGTGTTCGGCTCGTTGCGCTGCGATTGTGGCCCGCAATTGGACGCCGCGCTGGAGATGGTAACGCAGGAGGGCCGGGGGGTGGTGCTCTACATGCGCGGCCACGAGGGTCGGGGGATCGGACTGCTGCACAAGCTGCAGGCCTACCAGTTGCAGGATGCCGGGCACGACACCGTCGACGCCAACCTCGAGCTCGGTCTGCCGGCCGACGCCCGCGACTACGGAATCGGCGCGCAGATCCTGGTGGATCTCGGCGTGAGTTCGATGCGGCTGCTCACCAACAACCCGGCCAAGCGGGTCGGCCTCGACGGGTACGGGCTGCACATCAGCGAGCGGGTGCCGATGCCGGTGCGAGCCACCGCGGAGAACCTGACCTACCTGCGCACCAAACGCGACCGGATGGGACACGACTTGGCCGGATTGGACGACCTCGACCTGGGCCGGTCGGCGCAGTGAGCGGCGAAGGCGTTCCGGCGCTGCAGATCACCGGCGCTGACGACCTGACCGTGGGCATCGTCGCGTCCCGTTGGCACGCGGAGATCTGCGAGGCGCTGGTAGCCGGTGCGCTGCGGGCCGCCGAGCAGGCCGGAGTGCGCAACGTCGAGGTGTATCGGTGTGCCGGGGCGATGGAGTTGCCGGT
Above is a genomic segment from Skermania piniformis containing:
- the rpe gene encoding ribulose-phosphate 3-epimerase, which encodes MPAPLIAPSLLAADFARLADEAAAVAGSDWLHVDVMDAHFVPNLTLGLPVVESLLKASDIPLDCHLMIDNPGRWAPGYAEAGAYNVTIHAEATDDPVAVARDIRAAGAKAGLSVKPGTPIEPYLEILRDFDTLLVMSVEPGFGGQSFIPDVLDKARAVRRLVDAGELTLVVEIDGGINADTIEAAAEAGVDCFVAGSAVYGAADPAEAVHKLRERAREASPHLH
- a CDS encoding bifunctional 3,4-dihydroxy-2-butanone-4-phosphate synthase/GTP cyclohydrolase II; the encoded protein is MVKFDTIERAVAEIAAGRAVVVVDDEDRENEGDLIFAAEKATPELMAFMIRYTSGYICVPLTGDDCDRLGLPPMYSTNQDKHGTAYTVTVDAREGITTGISAADRAATTLLLAQADTSAADFRRPGHVVPLRAKEGGVLRRPGHTEAAVDLARMAGLRPAGVICEIVSQKDEGAMARTDELRVFADEHNLALISIADMIAWRRRHEKQVERIAEARIPTAHGEFRAVGYTSIYDGVEHVALVRGDLAGPDGRGEDVLVRVHSECLTGDVFGSLRCDCGPQLDAALEMVTQEGRGVVLYMRGHEGRGIGLLHKLQAYQLQDAGHDTVDANLELGLPADARDYGIGAQILVDLGVSSMRLLTNNPAKRVGLDGYGLHISERVPMPVRATAENLTYLRTKRDRMGHDLAGLDDLDLGRSAQ
- a CDS encoding riboflavin synthase, whose protein sequence is MFTGIVEELGEVVAAEPIGDSARFTVRGPLVTSDAEPGDSIAVNGVCLTVVDVLDDGAFTADVMKETLDRSSLGALVAGSRVNLERAAALNSRLGGHLVQGHVDGTGAVLSRTPGDRWEVVRISLPDNLARYVVEKGSITVDGVSLTVSGVGGEPGADWLEVSLIPTTRELTTVGALPTGTTVNLEVDVIAKYVERLRQRA
- a CDS encoding patatin-like phospholipase family protein, which translates into the protein MRRGLVLGCGGTVGGAWQVGALAALAAALDWDPRTADTILGTSAGGTAAAMLGSGVAVDEMVAAQLNSTEARPSLRRFFGDPPAPLPALPFGLPSPRTTLAGLRRGAVHLAAAGFALPGRTDAGFLNELIDDLLPFGGWAGHPSVGIVATDADSGQRVAFGRPGAPTVPLRDAVRASWAIPGWYPPVTLAGRRYLDGGAVSTASADLLAGDRLDEVIIVAPMASSDGARVPGPAGIAELLLRAPMSWALRREVRTLAEAGTPVRLVCPGRAELDAMGANFMDPRRRLPALHAALRHVPAQLKRSRS
- a CDS encoding TetR/AcrR family transcriptional regulator, which produces MPRLTRTESQERTRAQLIETARRLFFAEGFHATSLEKVAEAAGYSKGAVYSNFRNKDELCAAVLERVRADRFGELLALFTAPDQDTRLAAFGEWAEQVIGDPGWTSLELEFAVHSTRSDELRTELAARADSVVGMLAGALGGMDDVSWQLPESETALILLALGVGLGMLRTVDPAVPVRGIVDATRLLAIV
- a CDS encoding flavin-containing monooxygenase; translation: MTAERDPRIIVIGAGVAGIATAVTLQRAGFRRLTILEKGSAVGGVWHWNRYPGLTCDVPSQLYQFSFAPKTDWSRTFATGAEIQHYLADTAHRFELDRYLRLNAEAVGAEYGADGWRVQLADGDVLHADFLISATGILHHPSTPDIPGLDSFAGDVVHTARWPDGLATAGRRIAVIGTGSTGVQVVSALQPDAAAVTHFVRTPQWVLWAPMRLPQLPGVDAVLRLPGVHRRTYDALLWGSGFLADIVTKPSWRRRLAQECARFSLRAQVRDPNLRDRLTPIDEPLCKRQVMSDSYYKAIASPGSELVTTEIAEITPLGVRTTDDRLYEADLLVLATGFRTHDYMRPMQLLGRDGMSIDEAWAKGPRAYRTTAIPGFPNFFTVLGPNSPTASISLQYTAELTARYLVQWLRRWQAEEFDRIEVTEEATQRFNDEVAAALGPTVWNTGCNSWYLTESGGIDLFPFDRARLTELLREPDPRDFHLERTRSAG
- a CDS encoding SDR family oxidoreductase, with translation MRYPSIDLNGAVVAVTGGGRGIGRATAELFAAGQADVWIGDLDADVAAATAAEIGGTGHALDVTSAESFAEFVATILARHRRIDILVNNAGIMPLGDFLTEDPAISRATMDVNVFGLIHGMRAVLPQMIERRRGHVVNVASMAGKLAVPGLAVYNASKFAAVGLSAAVREEYRDTGVSVTTVLPSAVRTRLTTGIPLGKGMPTVEPLDVARAIVGTVADRPAEVTVPGYLAGWNLLEAVVPEPVMQLGRRLLGDRRGLTDLAAESRGDYTAAVAAQARR
- a CDS encoding DUF3558 domain-containing protein; this encodes MPVGRRALSALVGLLVLAGCGDRVSGVAITAPPPAPWDPCSLTDDILSGAMLNPMTENSTPIIDRHGEKSCGWTGLDVGVIMSTLPTARMAQLRGGDNIDFREVTVAGRSGVTYRDEGDRRGVFCHLAVPFASGGIMLMQVARSPFGQDQTTPMCVWAVRVAEVLVAGMPR
- a CDS encoding aldo/keto reductase; the protein is MEYRPLGRTGVRVSPLCLGAMMFGPWGNDDRADAIRIVHRALDAGINIVDTADVYSAGVSEQIVGAAIKGRRENVFLATKFFMPMDADDPNMRGGSRRWIIRAVESSLRRLGTDHIDLYQVHRPSPDTDVEETLGALSDLIVQGKVRYIGSSSYSGSQIVEAQWVARDRNLHRFVTEQPPYSLLVRGIEEDVLPTVQRHGMGTLTYSPLAGGWLSGRWRKESAAAPTSAARPPARFDLTTPGNQRKLDAVAELAELAEQAGLTLIELAVAFVTNHPGVTAAIIGPRTMAQLEGFLPAADITLSNDVLDRIDQIVAPGVTVNPVDNSYGDHELRADRRRR
- the ribD gene encoding bifunctional diaminohydroxyphosphoribosylaminopyrimidine deaminase/5-amino-6-(5-phosphoribosylamino)uracil reductase RibD; translated protein: MRTAIEVSATVRGTTSPNPPVGAVIVDVAGVVVGVGATASPGGPHAEVAALAAAGDRARDGTAYVTLEPCNHHGRTPPCTEALIAAGVAAVVYAVADPNPLAAGGADRLRAADIEVRAGLLADEVRGGPLRAWLHRQATGRPHVTWKFAASLDGRSAAADGSSRWITGPVARARVHAERATWDAIVVGTGTVLRDDPWLTARLPDGSLAERQPVRVVVGERAIPPTARVLDDAAPTRLLRTRDPDAVLSALADCNDILLEGGPTLAGAFLAAGRVDRVQAYLAPVLLGAGAAAVQNAGVGSIEQALRFHRESVETIGPDLLLNLVPATDKE